The Toxorhynchites rutilus septentrionalis strain SRP chromosome 1, ASM2978413v1, whole genome shotgun sequence genome contains the following window.
atcataaaaatcagtttgcttcttatttcggatattgttttagaaatcatcgaaatcattctttaggacaactatgtcgaaattatcaaaagtgaaaaaaaaacttgttggaaTGGGCTGATGCTGatggaagccatgatgtgggctgatctggtacatcttttattatttcctacatgatcattttttaccctccatatattccaggGGTACGACCAAAACGTCAAAtctctcatattgccagtgtacccaatattgctgcggttcactgacattttggttctatcaattactgttgtttacaactcggtccggttatatagtcgaatagtggctaactttaaattccatgttaaatgtgaacacctccatgtgaaaccgaaatatgaaaatcgctcatgcagttagaataaagcagcgcatttttcgatttcaatcctcgtaaatgatatgttgataaacaaatgacgccatattgattttgattttgggtagcatatattcaattctcgcgtaacttttgaaaacgtcctaagtaacaaatgtaaacaaatcgagttaatggatgcacactattAGTTATCAATCATGTAATGCATtgagaaaacaatcgttcaagtatctatccttttcatctttttatcgccgatacaaaaaatgaccaatgtacagattcgaattttaagcactcgactgttacttcggacaccactttcctctgacgctcgatacatccgaagtaacaaagcaactaATACAACACGAAATCGCACTTcggtcattttgagtttttgttattttcgggtgttgatatcgttcttagttcaattcaacgagttataacaataatgatctgcttagcacgaagtgcaagtatttggatcgttgtttagtagttattttcagattctcatcgtgcaacgttatttgtccaatgtacaaagcgggcagtcaaaacgtccaatgtaacatttttcgctcgaagGTTTGAATTTCTAACTAAAATCACatgacaacagttacgattggtttttcagagttattattgactgctagtggtaaaagtagtgataaagatcgattccttttgaaacaattcgcggaacaatattccgatcttcaactccgtttttctcgagttgatgtgaatgttacataggaccttttcaaaagttacgcgagaattgatgtctaacccctgatatattcctgttagacgcagtcctacgtcagaaaacaaatcggggataaaaacgcacagaagtactcacaaacaaaggttcgcgtcaagtttgaacacttttctcataaatgaatgacaacaacttgcttgattgaaattgtcagattggaattttcttgatgagaatgcgtaagaagaatatgaagaaaacaaactatctggcTCCTCTTTCTCAGGTCCTTACAACGAAGACAAGTTGTACGAGATTGGTGAAACAAATTCATATTACTCACAACTGTTAGTTCAAGTATATCTCGTACTCGACACAATTCAATATTAGAAATTTCAGTAGAGTATAAatataaattcgaaaaattattcattatcCTGCAGCAATCTTGGATATAGCTTATATCGTTCCATCGATTTGAAGCTGCGTGAAATGTTATATATCTCGTTGCACTTATCATGATTACTCAATTGACAGATTGACAACTTTCTGATGTGGGCAGAGGCTGGTGTCAAAACAACGCGAATTCGCATTTTTTTCGCAGCAAAAGCTTGGAAggttctatcttttttcgcactTTTTCAAGTGATCTCGCGTttcgttctgattggttggcGAAAAAGTTCACAAAAATTCGCGTAAATTTGTGTTTATTGTGAAGGGTTGAAGAACAAGCTttattcacgattcatcagacAATTCAAAAAATAGATAAAATAAAACAGAAGCACTCATCGGTTTAAGGTagggatgccaaccttcctggtTTTTCAGGAATTCTCAGACTTTTTTATgtgttccctgatatcctgacaaacacccaattttgaatgatttttatcctaaatgatcctgatttttcctcatTCATGTACTTTCTACTTTATCAGAATGAAAAATATCCGTAGTTAATATACTGGGATCCCTATTACAGTTTTCGTGGTTGTAAATGATAACTGTCATAAAAACCTATATAAAAAGTTCTCCGCACTTGTTAAATGATTAAGCGAACAAATGGGAGTTGAAGTTTATCCCCAAATTTGtacaattcaatttttgaaaatttagaaGAGTATAAATAGAAATCCTGAAAGTTATTTAGTATCCAGCAGCAATAGCCAACTAGAAAATTATTACTTACACGAACATCCAACATGAGGCTGAGCAACAATTTTGATATCTTGTTGCACCCATCTAGGTTGTCGTGTTCGAACTGTTTGATATGGACAGAGCATACTGTCAAAACAACgcgaattcattttttttcgcagCAAATACTTGGAATGTTGAACATTTTTCGCCTTATCGCAAGTGATCCCGCATttcgttctgattggttggcgaaaaaacgcaaaattttgcgaatttttttttttcatcgaaaaacaAATGGTTGAAAAACAAGCTGTACTCTTTCTTGTGTTCATTTATCtatctactagctgacccggcaaacttcgtcccgcccaacatttattttttgttctcacatccacgttttcttactaagatcaattgatgcaaacatctttccgatctagtgAAAtaagttcgagttataagcattcgaaatctttaattttatATTCCGGTTACACGTAGTACCACGTCAACAATACGTTTGTCTCGAGCATGCggttatggtatgttctgattcttatacCAAAGAAAcctcaatcgattaatacgttttatactttcatgaatcaTATTCAGTTGCCTACTTCCAGTTAATAACAGAAAGAAAGttaaatttcgttatttgtgttggagtattaaAATGACTCTGTTTtgatgaggctgaattagacTATCAAAACTAAATGAGGtttaataaaacatattttcttgagttttttcattcatttgtatcctctttttcaaagaaatatcaAGTCTAAAAAAACACAATATTACAAAGAAAATCAACTATCGGTCTGTGACATCGAGTTAGGAATTTGCGCGCGAGTCCAGGAGGGTTGAAAAACtgagtaggggaggtgggggtaaaacgggcatgttaagaagaacttcaattatatccttggaaactcatgtttcccaaaactttgatgcagtttcttgcaattaaatatactgtttttctacctaattggtcaaatgttttccaaaaaaatgttttccattgtttttcactgaaattgaaacagaccgaaaagtacaacattttgttcgatgcgggtaatatatagtgggggtaatatggacaggtttgcaatacatgaagcgtagaggtttatcgatcgcgagacgaatatttttattcaaccaaggtctgagcTCAttacgaatgtccgttaaatgatgaaaaaatcgaattaatccacctagaagtgatatcgtgcttttcagcagtataaacggacagattctcaactattttgcttttggttccagtcagcttctaaacagtccacattcgACGATTTAATTTCCGTTTATAGactaaacagacttttcacagtccatctcactcccactggcaactgtccgttttaccccaccagtactattatttcaataattaaaattttccactcaaacaaaatttacttttccgtacatacctaatatcgcttctctgttaactcacaaaccgaaatataaccattagcgaattgaattttgatattaaatcactcaaaatgATTAATATCGaggcagctaaaattacatccaaacgcggaatcatgtacgattttcggttttggttccccttttccacttttgatcagtattccttgccatagggtggcttaaatattatagaattacatgaagaaggtgttctcattaaaagaaatctgaaattcgaaATGTAACTATAGAAATCGactacctgtccatattacccccactgtccgtattacccgcggttcccctaaatGTATGTTTGCCTATAAAAACGATGCTTTTTCCCCAAAAATCGGCAGGAAcgtttcggacaacccaatgtgagctatcctgatttcttcctgattttaattttcattgttCCTGATTTTCGCAAATTAACCCCGTCTGTGAGAGTGGAATTGAAAATAAACCTGGCATATGGTTCTCATTGGAATATCGTATTAATTGTTACAGATATTCCTATGTATGAATTTCAAGAGCAATCGAAATAATGCCAGATGTATACGATGTCTTAATTGAAAGTTTAAAAGATTTTATCAAACTACTTTTCTTAATTCAAAGTCCAGTTCATAgctgagctgtcttcatttgtACGTTTTTATATGTATTAAAATGGATCTtatatagtaatttttcaatggTGAAATGATAATATGATACAATACTACGTAGGTGCTTTCATTCTACTAGATGATTTCATTGCTACGGCAAGAATGTCACTTGGGTGTATCAATTGTATTGTTGGTGGTGTGGTTGATTGTGATTCTGCTGGACATCCTTCATCTGGCTCTGATGAATGGCCAGATTCCGAATACACATTTCCAGCGCGCAGGGCTTTCTTGCGGTATGCAGAGATTATCGTGTGTATCTCATCGATCGCCTCAATTCTATCGATTGAGGGTAGCTGTCGGAGCTGCAGAGCTACATGTCTTCCAAATACATCACATTCATCTTCTGGCTCTACTGGACTCGGGGCAGACACTTTAGGTTCGCTTAGTTCATTCCCGGCTGCTCGAACGTTAGACTGTCCTGAGAGTAATTTTCTCTCTGATGTTGAACTAATTCGTAGTCGTTTGGGCGGCTTCATTGATTGTTCTTCAAAGGTGTCGTTGCTAATGTTGCCGTTGTTATAGTCTGAAGTTTCTTCATAAAACTCCTTCCATGATATCGACACATGATGTGGTTCCtagaattaatatttttttattatgaaatttGAGAATCCAATTCTTAGTCAAAACATGATtaaaaatataatcaaatttccagatgcTGAATGACTATCGTCTTCAGGTCAATGATTGAGGGGGCAAATACGATATACATATGAACATTACTTCAACAGCGTGGGAGCAGCAATATGATTTTTAATCACgaacaaaaataatgaatagCAGAAATACTCACCAGAATagttgcgttttttttatttggatgaATTATGTTCATAATCCAATCCATAGTATCGAACCATTTGAGAGTCGGTTTATAGATCTCACCACTTTGTTTGGCTTTCTGAATTTTTAATAACTCCTGATTATAGGTAGAACGTAAATTTTTTATCTTTCTCGTAACATCATTTGTGTCTTGTAAACCCATTTCGTCGCGAATGTGTTCGAGCGAGGCCTTCCGCCACTCCCGGTTCTTATATATAGGATCCAAGCAGTTCCAAAGGTTGGGTTGATGTTTGTATAACTCCACAAACTGTACGTTTTGCTCGGAGGTCCATCTTTCCGTCATTTGGTGCTTCCGGAACGCTACTCGCAACTCGCAGAAAGAAACATATAACAACAACAGAGACTGCCCTCCAGCTACTGTCATTCGCCAGTGTGGTGCAAGTTGACGTCTGCCGAGTCGCATGCAAGCTGCTGCTTGTGACGTTTTTAGAGAGCGAGCGAGAGACGAgtaaaaacaaacgaaatgTTGTACTAACTCGGATGCGAAGTACTGGCCGATTCGCAAATAATGGCGTTCGCACCAAAGTTGCGTTATCAGTTGATTTTTAAAATGTGTACTTCCGTATAGGTGCATCCGTTTTAGTGCATGATTTATGGGCACCGAAAGGTATGTATTGAAACGAAAGTCACAATTCTTTcacattttgctatataaatacactgcgtttcacaactataaaaccattcctttttctgagtttccagagatatgtaagaagtcggttgaattgaagtatatagtgtggaatacaataactatcttcatttataagactggtcatTTCAACTTGTTGTGTTCAGAcccgaaacattcaaaaaacaaaaaaatccagtgtttcataactataggctggaaaaactctcactccttcaaAAAATTACCGCCAttttaacatgaattacgataattttctaattcataggtcatctttaattctcaatcagttcgaataacccattcggggtggctGCGCCAAGTTGTAGTAAGTATCTTGTTCTgcacagaggatactgctcgtttaagctcttcaaatcactcatactgcttgtgagCTGCATCtatagggtctttcagattaaacgctcacgcaaaaaaggTGAATAGctcctcataatttttttttcgctccgtcgatggtaacaatgcattccccacttcggaacgataatattcggctattCGTTCAgcctgatcggatggtttttagtgtcaagatgtacaatttacaagaacgtgtatttttagtgaaatcgtattactcgagcaaccgaagccttaattaaactttttcctcttatggtaagaatttcaacatttctcgtcgtcgattacttcctctgggggtacgtgaaggaccgttgttaTGTTAATAAGTCACAAAATTTGAAGGAACTTAagaaagaaataactcggattttcaacaacatcgaagtcgtaatgttagagttgtgcatgaagaattttgttcacttttgtaaaagttattaaaatttgttgcgtgaacgtttaatctgaaagaccctgtactattcatccgatcactcctcataaattcttgacagggttttgatttggtaaacaagctgaccaatccagaatctgaagcccctattcattaaaccatgccataaccTTCCCGATTTTATTAATTGACACCAAATTACCTGATAATTGCCATAatcttccggattttatgaattgatatcaaattacccaattatcacattgtttttgatgcaaaacagaagtaaatgtttctgaagtacttcgttgcacc
Protein-coding sequences here:
- the LOC129774959 gene encoding uncharacterized protein LOC129774959, with amino-acid sequence MTVAGGQSLLLLYVSFCELRVAFRKHQMTERWTSEQNVQFVELYKHQPNLWNCLDPIYKNREWRKASLEHIRDEMGLQDTNDVTRKIKNLRSTYNQELLKIQKAKQSGEIYKPTLKWFDTMDWIMNIIHPNKKNATILEPHHVSISWKEFYEETSDYNNGNISNDTFEEQSMKPPKRLRISSTSERKLLSGQSNVRAAGNELSEPKVSAPSPVEPEDECDVFGRHVALQLRQLPSIDRIEAIDEIHTIISAYRKKALRAGNVYSESGHSSEPDEGCPAESQSTTPPTIQLIHPSDILAVAMKSSSRMKAPT